From the Streptomyces pluripotens genome, one window contains:
- a CDS encoding xylulokinase has protein sequence MGIVAGLDSSPDFTRIVVCDTDTGAVLRQGYAPHPVDAPEGGGGRPSDVDPQAWLLSLGEAAGGGLLEGVQAIGVSAQQNALIPLDAQGGTVRPALVGSDKRAQVAAADLIDALGGREAWAQAVGCVPQAGQPVTKLRWLAKNEPENARRTALLLQAHDWLVWQLLGRPVRRTTDRGGASGTGYWSAATGAYRPDLVELALGHQAILPEVIGPADAAGTTPEGLLISTGTGETMAAAFGLGIGLGDAVVSLGASGSVMAVHPEALADQSGMITSLADATGMHLPVVTTLNAVRALRGTAELLGLQDLEGLSELAMKSTPGAHGLVLLPYLEGERTPNLPHTAGTLAGLRRESMKPEHLARAAFEGMLCGLADALDVLRGRGVEVRRVFLLGPAAELPAVQAAAPSLFGAQVVVPQPADYAAIGAARQAAWALGVSQGTLDPRTPPAWQGPAAQVLEPGEDLAVGQAVRQQFTSVREQTHPGAFGS, from the coding sequence ATGGGGATAGTCGCCGGGTTGGACAGCTCGCCCGATTTCACTCGCATCGTGGTCTGCGACACGGACACAGGGGCCGTGCTCAGGCAGGGTTACGCCCCGCATCCGGTCGACGCACCGGAAGGCGGCGGGGGCCGGCCCAGCGATGTGGACCCGCAGGCCTGGCTGCTGTCCCTGGGCGAGGCCGCCGGGGGCGGTCTACTGGAGGGCGTGCAGGCCATCGGCGTCTCCGCGCAGCAGAACGCGCTGATCCCGCTGGACGCACAGGGCGGCACGGTACGTCCGGCGCTGGTGGGCAGCGACAAGCGCGCTCAGGTCGCCGCCGCCGATCTGATCGACGCGCTGGGAGGCAGGGAGGCCTGGGCGCAGGCGGTCGGATGCGTGCCGCAGGCCGGCCAGCCCGTCACCAAGTTGCGCTGGCTCGCCAAGAACGAGCCGGAGAACGCGCGCCGCACGGCCCTGCTGCTGCAGGCCCACGACTGGTTGGTGTGGCAGTTGCTCGGGCGGCCGGTGCGGCGGACCACCGATCGCGGTGGTGCTTCCGGCACCGGGTACTGGTCCGCGGCCACCGGCGCCTACCGGCCCGACCTGGTCGAGCTGGCGCTCGGACACCAGGCGATCCTGCCGGAGGTGATCGGCCCGGCGGACGCGGCCGGTACGACCCCGGAGGGGCTGCTCATCTCCACGGGGACCGGGGAGACGATGGCCGCCGCGTTCGGGCTCGGAATCGGGCTGGGGGACGCCGTCGTGTCGCTCGGCGCCTCCGGGTCCGTGATGGCCGTGCATCCCGAGGCACTCGCCGACCAGTCCGGGATGATCACTTCCCTTGCCGACGCCACTGGTATGCACCTGCCGGTCGTCACCACGTTGAACGCCGTGCGGGCCCTGCGCGGCACCGCCGAACTCCTCGGTCTGCAGGATCTGGAAGGCCTGTCAGAGCTGGCGATGAAGTCCACGCCGGGGGCGCACGGACTGGTGCTGCTGCCCTATCTGGAGGGTGAGCGGACACCGAACCTGCCACACACCGCGGGGACGCTCGCGGGGCTGCGGCGCGAGTCGATGAAGCCCGAGCATCTCGCACGGGCCGCGTTCGAGGGCATGCTGTGCGGGCTCGCCGACGCGCTGGACGTGCTGCGCGGACGGGGCGTGGAGGTCCGCCGGGTCTTCCTGCTCGGGCCGGCCGCCGAACTGCCTGCCGTGCAGGCCGCGGCGCCCTCGCTGTTCGGCGCACAGGTCGTCGTACCGCAACCCGCGGACTACGCGGCGATCGGTGCGGCCCGACAGGCCGCATGGGCGCTTGGGGTGTCACAGGGCACGCTCGACCCGCGTACCCCGCCGGCCTGGCAGGGCCCGGCGGCTCAGGTGCTGGAACCGGGCGAGGACCTGGCGGTGGGGCAGGCGGTGCGGCAGCAGTTCACTTCGGTGCGGGAACAGACCCATCCGGGAGCGTTCGGCTCGTGA
- a CDS encoding ABC transporter ATP-binding protein, which translates to MLIRLLRTYLRPYKKPIAFLVLLQFLQTCATLYLPTLNADIIDNGVVKGDTDYILSFGGLMIGISLAQVVCNIGAVYFGARTAAALGRDVRGAVFDRVQSFSSREVGHFGAPSLITRTTNDVQQVQMLALMTFTLMVSAPIMCVGGIVLALGLDVPLSGVLVAVVPVLGIGVTLIVRRLRPLFRAMQSRLDTVNRVLREQITGNRVIRAFVRDEYEQGRFGKANADLTEMQLATGRMLALMFPMVMTVVNLSSIAVVWFGAHRIDSGGMQIGDLTAFLAYLMQIVMSVMMATFMFMMVPRAEVCAERIQEVLGTDSSVVPPQAPVTELRRHGHLEIRGAGFRYPGAEEPVLKSIDLVARPGETTAVIGSTGSGKSTLLGLVPRLFDVTEGEVLVDGVNVPEVDPELLAKTVGLVPQKPYLFAGTVATNLRYGNPDATDEELWHALEVAQARDFVQQLEGGLNAPIAQGGTNVSGGQRQRLAIARTLVQCPEIYLFDDSFSALDYATDAALRAALTRETAEATVVIVAQRVATIRDADRIIVLDEGRVVGSGRHHELMADNETYREIVLSQLTEAEAA; encoded by the coding sequence GTGCTCATACGACTTCTGCGGACCTATCTCAGGCCCTACAAGAAACCCATCGCCTTCCTGGTGCTGCTGCAGTTCCTGCAGACCTGCGCCACGCTCTACCTGCCCACCCTGAACGCGGACATCATCGACAACGGAGTCGTGAAGGGGGACACGGACTACATCCTGTCCTTCGGCGGCCTGATGATCGGCATCTCACTCGCCCAGGTGGTGTGCAACATCGGTGCGGTGTACTTCGGTGCCCGGACCGCCGCCGCGCTCGGCCGCGACGTGCGCGGTGCCGTCTTCGACCGGGTGCAGTCCTTCTCCTCGCGTGAGGTGGGTCACTTCGGTGCGCCCTCGCTCATCACCCGTACGACGAACGACGTGCAACAGGTACAGATGCTGGCCCTGATGACGTTCACGCTCATGGTGTCGGCACCCATCATGTGCGTCGGCGGCATCGTGCTGGCGCTCGGCCTGGATGTGCCGCTGTCCGGGGTACTGGTCGCGGTCGTACCCGTGCTCGGCATCGGCGTGACGCTGATCGTGCGCCGGCTGCGGCCGCTGTTCCGGGCCATGCAGTCCCGGCTCGACACGGTGAACCGGGTGCTGCGCGAGCAGATCACCGGCAACCGGGTGATCCGCGCGTTCGTCCGGGACGAGTACGAGCAGGGCCGGTTCGGCAAGGCGAACGCCGATCTGACCGAGATGCAGCTGGCCACCGGCCGGATGCTCGCGCTGATGTTCCCGATGGTCATGACCGTGGTGAACCTGTCGTCCATCGCGGTGGTGTGGTTCGGCGCGCACCGCATCGACAGCGGCGGGATGCAGATCGGCGACCTGACCGCGTTCCTCGCCTATCTGATGCAGATCGTCATGTCCGTGATGATGGCCACCTTTATGTTCATGATGGTCCCGCGCGCGGAGGTGTGCGCCGAGCGCATCCAGGAGGTCCTGGGAACCGATTCGAGCGTGGTGCCGCCGCAGGCTCCGGTCACCGAGCTGCGCCGACACGGACACCTGGAGATCCGGGGTGCGGGCTTCCGCTACCCGGGTGCCGAGGAACCAGTGCTCAAGTCCATCGACCTGGTGGCCCGGCCCGGTGAGACAACCGCCGTGATCGGCTCCACCGGCAGTGGAAAGTCGACGCTGCTCGGGCTGGTTCCCAGGCTGTTCGACGTCACCGAGGGCGAGGTGCTGGTCGACGGCGTGAACGTGCCAGAGGTCGACCCGGAACTGCTGGCGAAAACGGTCGGGCTGGTGCCGCAAAAGCCGTACCTGTTCGCGGGTACGGTCGCCACCAACCTGCGCTACGGCAACCCGGATGCCACCGACGAGGAGCTGTGGCACGCGCTGGAAGTCGCACAGGCCAGGGACTTCGTGCAGCAGCTGGAGGGTGGACTGAACGCGCCGATCGCACAGGGCGGCACCAATGTCTCGGGCGGCCAGCGCCAGCGCCTCGCCATCGCCCGCACCTTGGTGCAGTGCCCGGAGATCTACCTCTTCGACGATTCCTTCTCCGCGCTCGACTACGCCACCGACGCGGCCCTGCGCGCCGCGCTCACCCGCGAGACCGCCGAAGCGACCGTCGTCATCGTCGCCCAGCGGGTGGCGACCATCCGGGACGCCGACCGGATCATCGTGCTGGACGAGGGCCGGGTGGTCGGCTCCGGCCGGCACCACGAACTAATGGCGGACAACGAGACCTACCGGGAGATCGTGCTCTCCCAGCTGACGGAAGCGGAGGCTGCCTGA
- a CDS encoding ABC transporter ATP-binding protein — protein sequence MSGPMGRMMAGGGPDQRSMDFKGSAKRLVAQFKPERVTIYGLLLCVVVSVSLNVVGPKILGRATDLVFAGIIGRRMPAGLTKDQVLDSMRARGQGTVADMLKGTDFTPGKGIDFGAVGNVLLLALGTFLLAGLLMAVATRLVNRAVNRTMYRLREGVQTKLSRLPLSYFDERQRGEVLSRATNDIDNIGQTLQQSMGQLINSLLSIIGVLAMMFYVSWVLALVALVTVPLSFVVATRVGKRSQPQFVQQWRATGKLNAHVEEMYTGHTLVKVFGRQQESAHRFAEQNEALYEAGFKAQFNSGIMQPLMMFVSNLNYVLVAVVGGLRVASGALSIGDVQAFIQYSRQFSMPLTQVASMANLVQSGVASAERIFELLDAEEQEADPVPGERPTQLRGRVELEHVSFRYAPEKPLIEDLSLMVEPGHTVAIVGPTGAGKTTLVNLLMRFYEVSGGRITLDGVDIRRMSRNELRAGIGMVLQDTWLFGGTIAENIAYGAAHEVTRGEIEEAARAAHADRFIRTLPDGYDTVIDDEGSGVSAGEKQLITIARAFLSDPVILVLDEATSSVDTRTEVLIQKAMAKLAAGRTSFVIAHRLSTIRDADTILVMENGSIVEQGAHTELLAADGAYARLYKAQFAQAVAEVD from the coding sequence ATGTCCGGGCCCATGGGACGCATGATGGCCGGGGGCGGCCCCGACCAGCGCTCGATGGACTTCAAGGGGTCGGCCAAGCGGCTCGTCGCCCAGTTCAAACCCGAACGGGTCACCATCTACGGCCTGCTGCTCTGCGTGGTCGTCAGTGTGTCCCTGAACGTGGTCGGCCCGAAGATCCTCGGCAGGGCCACGGACCTGGTGTTCGCCGGGATCATCGGCCGGCGGATGCCGGCCGGGCTCACCAAGGACCAGGTGCTCGACTCCATGCGCGCGCGGGGCCAGGGCACCGTCGCGGACATGCTCAAGGGCACCGACTTCACCCCCGGCAAGGGCATCGACTTCGGCGCCGTGGGAAACGTACTGCTGCTCGCGCTGGGGACCTTCCTGTTGGCCGGACTGCTGATGGCGGTCGCCACCCGGCTGGTCAACCGGGCCGTGAACCGGACGATGTACCGGCTGCGGGAGGGCGTGCAGACGAAGCTGTCACGGCTGCCGCTGTCGTACTTCGACGAGCGGCAGCGCGGTGAGGTGCTGTCCCGGGCCACCAACGACATCGACAACATCGGGCAGACGCTGCAGCAGTCGATGGGACAGCTGATCAACTCCCTGTTGAGCATCATCGGTGTGCTCGCGATGATGTTCTACGTCTCCTGGGTCCTCGCGCTGGTCGCCCTTGTCACCGTGCCGCTGTCGTTCGTGGTGGCCACCCGGGTCGGCAAGCGGTCACAGCCGCAGTTCGTGCAGCAGTGGCGCGCCACCGGCAAGCTCAACGCCCACGTCGAGGAGATGTACACCGGGCACACCCTGGTGAAGGTGTTCGGCCGGCAGCAGGAGTCGGCGCACCGGTTCGCCGAGCAGAACGAGGCACTGTACGAGGCCGGGTTCAAGGCGCAGTTCAACAGCGGCATCATGCAGCCGTTGATGATGTTCGTGTCGAATCTGAACTACGTGCTGGTGGCGGTGGTCGGTGGCCTGCGGGTCGCATCCGGTGCCCTGTCCATCGGCGACGTCCAGGCCTTCATCCAGTACTCACGGCAGTTCTCGATGCCACTGACGCAGGTCGCGTCGATGGCGAACCTGGTGCAGTCCGGTGTCGCCTCGGCCGAGCGGATCTTCGAACTCCTGGACGCGGAGGAGCAGGAGGCGGATCCGGTGCCGGGCGAGCGGCCTACCCAGTTGCGCGGTCGGGTGGAGCTGGAGCATGTGTCGTTCCGGTACGCCCCCGAGAAGCCGCTGATCGAGGACCTGTCGCTGATGGTGGAGCCCGGGCACACGGTGGCGATCGTCGGCCCGACGGGGGCCGGCAAGACGACCCTGGTCAACCTGCTGATGCGATTCTACGAAGTCTCCGGCGGACGGATCACCCTCGACGGCGTGGACATCCGCCGGATGTCGCGAAACGAACTCCGGGCCGGGATCGGCATGGTGCTCCAGGACACCTGGCTGTTCGGCGGCACGATCGCGGAGAACATCGCGTACGGTGCCGCGCACGAGGTCACCCGGGGCGAGATCGAGGAGGCCGCGCGGGCCGCGCACGCCGACCGGTTCATCAGGACCCTGCCCGACGGGTACGACACCGTGATCGATGACGAGGGCTCGGGCGTCAGCGCCGGTGAGAAGCAGCTCATCACCATCGCGCGAGCGTTCCTGTCCGACCCGGTGATCCTCGTACTGGACGAGGCGACGAGCTCCGTGGACACCCGTACGGAGGTCCTGATCCAGAAGGCGATGGCGAAGCTGGCGGCCGGGCGGACGTCGTTCGTCATCGCGCACCGGCTGTCGACGATCCGGGACGCGGACACGATTCTCGTCATGGAGAACGGGTCGATCGTCGAACAGGGCGCGCACACGGAGCTGCTGGCGGCCGACGGCGCGTACGCGCGGCTGTACAAGGCGCAGTTCGCGCAGGCCGTGGCCGAGGTGGACTAG
- the dnaG gene encoding DNA primase, with protein sequence MAGRINDEDVKAVRDAVPIDAVVSEYLQLRNAGGGNLKGLCPFHDEKSPSFQVSPSKGLFHCFGCQEGGDTITFVMKVDHLSFSEAVERLAAQAGITLRYEEGGYNPAHQRGERIRLVEAHKIAAQWYAEQLATSPEAETGRVFLAERGFDQAAAVHFGVGYSPQGWDHLTRYLRGKGFADKELLLSGLSQEGRRGPIDRFRGRLMWPIRDIGGEVVGFGARKLYEADNGPKYLNTPDTAIYRKSQVLYGIDLAKKEIAKSSRAVVVEGYTDVMACHLAGVPTAIATCGTAFGGEHIKILRRLLMDNGSARVIFTFDGDAAGQKAALRAFEDDQKFAAETYIAVAPDGMDPCELRLAKGDEAVTDLVEPRTPLFEFALRQIVSRYDLDTPAGRAAALDEAAPVVARIKNSGAQHEVAVDLAGLLGILDTQFVVRRVAQLARWARDRGGKGSPPQDRSRIAEQQWAAGPRPGGSGPALTLRNPVYAAERELLKLALQRPELVSPAFDAYGVDEFTAPPYAAVRQAVAESGGVEYGLPDPQEYLVRVRDAAPNDTVRAMVTELAVEPILRRTVDETYAGTVLVQIRRRAVERRIHDIQSQMTRLSTGGDAAQLASVQNELWVLQQYDQALRERGAEAL encoded by the coding sequence GTGGCAGGACGGATCAACGACGAGGACGTGAAGGCGGTACGGGACGCGGTCCCGATCGACGCCGTGGTCTCCGAATACCTCCAGCTGCGCAACGCGGGCGGCGGCAACCTCAAAGGCCTGTGCCCGTTCCACGACGAGAAGTCGCCGTCCTTCCAGGTCAGCCCGAGCAAGGGACTCTTCCACTGCTTCGGCTGCCAGGAAGGCGGCGACACCATCACCTTCGTGATGAAGGTGGACCACCTCTCCTTCTCCGAGGCGGTCGAGCGGCTGGCCGCCCAGGCCGGCATCACCTTGCGTTACGAGGAGGGTGGGTACAACCCGGCCCACCAGCGCGGCGAGCGCATCCGCCTGGTCGAGGCGCACAAGATCGCCGCACAGTGGTACGCCGAGCAACTGGCCACCAGCCCCGAGGCCGAAACCGGCCGGGTCTTCCTCGCCGAGCGCGGCTTCGACCAGGCCGCCGCCGTCCACTTCGGTGTCGGCTACAGCCCCCAGGGCTGGGACCACCTCACCCGCTATCTGCGCGGCAAGGGTTTCGCGGACAAGGAACTGCTTCTCTCGGGTCTGTCCCAGGAGGGCCGCCGCGGACCCATCGACCGGTTCCGGGGGCGGCTGATGTGGCCCATCCGGGACATCGGCGGTGAGGTGGTCGGCTTCGGCGCCCGCAAGCTGTACGAGGCGGACAACGGCCCCAAGTACCTGAACACCCCAGACACGGCGATCTACCGCAAGAGCCAGGTGCTGTACGGCATCGACCTGGCGAAGAAGGAGATCGCCAAGTCCAGTCGTGCCGTCGTCGTCGAGGGCTACACCGACGTCATGGCCTGCCACCTGGCCGGTGTGCCGACCGCCATCGCCACCTGCGGTACGGCCTTCGGCGGCGAGCACATCAAGATCCTGCGCAGGCTGCTGATGGACAACGGCTCCGCTCGGGTGATCTTCACCTTCGACGGCGACGCGGCCGGACAGAAGGCCGCCCTGCGCGCCTTCGAGGACGACCAGAAGTTCGCCGCCGAAACCTACATCGCGGTCGCGCCGGACGGCATGGACCCGTGCGAGCTGCGTCTGGCCAAGGGCGACGAGGCCGTCACCGACCTGGTCGAACCCCGTACCCCGCTCTTCGAGTTCGCGCTCCGGCAGATCGTGAGCCGCTACGACCTGGACACCCCGGCCGGCCGCGCCGCCGCCCTGGACGAAGCCGCCCCGGTCGTCGCCCGCATCAAGAACAGCGGCGCCCAGCACGAAGTCGCCGTCGACCTGGCCGGCCTGCTCGGCATCCTCGACACCCAGTTCGTGGTCCGGCGGGTCGCCCAGCTGGCCCGCTGGGCCCGGGACCGCGGCGGCAAGGGCAGCCCGCCGCAGGACCGGTCCCGCATCGCCGAACAACAGTGGGCCGCGGGCCCCCGCCCGGGCGGCAGCGGTCCGGCGCTCACCCTGCGCAACCCCGTTTACGCCGCCGAACGCGAACTGCTCAAGCTCGCCCTGCAGCGGCCCGAACTGGTTTCCCCGGCCTTCGACGCCTACGGCGTGGACGAGTTCACCGCCCCGCCGTACGCCGCTGTACGTCAGGCCGTCGCGGAGTCGGGCGGCGTCGAGTACGGACTGCCCGACCCACAGGAGTACCTGGTCCGCGTCCGCGATGCCGCGCCCAACGACACCGTCCGTGCGATGGTCACCGAGCTGGCCGTCGAGCCGATCCTGCGTCGCACGGTGGACGAGACCTACGCCGGCACGGTCCTGGTGCAGATCCGCCGCCGCGCCGTCGAGCGTCGGATCCACGACATCCAGTCCCAGATGACCCGCCTCTCCACCGGCGGTGACGCTGCCCAACTGGCTTCCGTGCAGAACGAGTTGTGGGTGCTCCAGCAGTACGACCAAGCGCTGCGCGAGCGGGGCGCGGAAGCGCTCTAG
- a CDS encoding NAD(P)/FAD-dependent oxidoreductase, which produces MVDADQTFVIVGGGLAGAKAAETLRAEGFTGRVILICDERDHPYERPPLSKGYLLGKEERDSVFVHEPAWYARNDIELHLGQTVDAIDRTAKTVRFGDDGTQVRYDKLLLATGAEPRRLDIPGTGLAGVHHLRRLAHAERLKGVLASLGRDNGHIVIAGAGWIGLEVAAAAREYGAEVTVIEPAPTPLHGVLGPELGGVFAELHREHGVRFRFGVRLTEIVGQDGMVLAVRTNDGEEHPAHGVLAAIGAVPRTGLAEAAGLELADRAHGGGVAVDERLRTSDPDIHAAGDVAAFPLALFGTRIRVEHWANALNGGPAAARSMLGADTAYDRVPYFFTDQYDLGMEYSGWAPPGSYEQVVIRGDIGKREFIAFWVKEGRVLAGMNVNVWDVTEQIQQLIRSGAKADTEALADPHVPLDSLIP; this is translated from the coding sequence GTGGTCGACGCGGATCAGACATTCGTCATCGTCGGAGGCGGCCTTGCCGGCGCGAAGGCAGCCGAGACGCTCCGCGCGGAGGGCTTCACCGGCCGGGTGATACTGATCTGCGACGAACGCGACCACCCCTACGAGCGCCCGCCGCTGTCCAAGGGCTACCTGCTCGGCAAGGAGGAACGCGACAGCGTCTTCGTACACGAGCCCGCCTGGTACGCGCGCAACGACATCGAGTTGCACCTCGGCCAGACCGTCGACGCGATCGACCGTACGGCCAAGACGGTACGCTTCGGCGACGACGGCACCCAGGTCCGCTACGACAAACTGCTCCTTGCCACCGGCGCCGAACCCCGCCGCCTCGACATCCCCGGCACCGGACTGGCGGGCGTGCACCATCTGCGCCGCCTGGCCCACGCCGAGCGGCTCAAGGGGGTGCTGGCCTCACTCGGACGGGACAACGGGCACATCGTGATCGCGGGTGCCGGCTGGATCGGCCTGGAGGTCGCGGCGGCGGCCCGCGAGTACGGGGCCGAGGTCACGGTGATCGAACCGGCCCCGACCCCGCTGCACGGCGTCCTCGGCCCCGAGCTCGGAGGTGTCTTCGCGGAACTGCACCGCGAGCACGGCGTCCGCTTCCGCTTCGGCGTGCGGCTCACCGAGATCGTCGGCCAGGACGGCATGGTCCTCGCGGTCCGCACGAACGACGGCGAGGAGCACCCGGCGCACGGCGTCCTCGCGGCGATCGGCGCGGTGCCCCGCACGGGCCTGGCCGAGGCCGCGGGGCTGGAGCTGGCCGACCGGGCGCACGGCGGCGGCGTCGCGGTGGACGAGCGGCTGCGTACGTCCGACCCCGATATCCACGCGGCCGGTGACGTCGCCGCCTTCCCGCTCGCCCTCTTCGGCACCAGGATCCGGGTCGAGCACTGGGCGAACGCCCTGAACGGCGGCCCGGCGGCGGCCCGCTCGATGCTGGGCGCGGACACCGCCTATGACCGCGTGCCCTACTTCTTCACCGACCAGTACGACCTGGGCATGGAGTACAGCGGCTGGGCACCACCGGGGTCCTACGAGCAGGTGGTGATCCGGGGCGACATCGGCAAGCGGGAGTTCATCGCCTTCTGGGTGAAGGAGGGCAGGGTGCTGGCCGGAATGAACGTGAACGTGTGGGATGTCACAGAACAGATCCAGCAGCTCATCCGTTCCGGGGCCAAGGCGGACACGGAAGCCCTCGCCGACCCGCACGTACCCCTCGACAGCCTCATCCCCTGA
- a CDS encoding deoxyguanosinetriphosphate triphosphohydrolase produces MEGTRTEPLPGYDPASAERWAPEPDKRPGRTAFQRDRARILHSAALRRLAGKTQVVTPGERSAHTWDASPRTRLTHSLECAQVGRELGAALGCDPDLVEAACLSHDLGHPPFGHNGEQALNGFADDCGGFEGNAQSLRLLTRIEPKRFTGERSVGLNLTRATLDAATKYPWRRGAHPTDPESGKFGVYEDDRPVFDWVREHAPGTRTCFEAQVMDWSDDVAYSVHDVEDGLHAGHIDPNCLHAEPERQAVFQVAIGRYVPAGTDPAELAAALDRLQDEEWWPHGYDGTAVAQARLKDATSQLIGRFCLAAEGATRAAYGSGRLTRYGAELVVPRETRMECGVLKAVADRYVMQRAEQERLRADQRVIVAELAEALTARAPDGLDPQFRALFDGAFDDHARKRVIVDQIASLTDAAALSLHARLAGHM; encoded by the coding sequence ATGGAAGGCACCCGAACCGAACCCCTCCCCGGCTACGACCCGGCATCGGCCGAGCGCTGGGCACCAGAGCCGGACAAGCGCCCCGGCCGCACCGCCTTCCAGCGTGACCGCGCCCGCATCCTGCACAGCGCGGCACTGCGTCGCCTCGCCGGCAAGACCCAGGTGGTCACCCCGGGCGAGCGCAGCGCCCACACCTGGGACGCCAGCCCCCGCACCCGCCTCACCCACTCCCTGGAGTGCGCCCAGGTCGGTCGGGAACTGGGTGCGGCCCTCGGCTGCGACCCCGACCTGGTCGAAGCGGCCTGCCTCTCGCACGACCTCGGCCACCCCCCGTTCGGCCACAACGGCGAACAGGCCTTGAACGGGTTCGCCGACGACTGCGGCGGTTTCGAGGGCAACGCCCAGTCCCTCAGGCTCCTCACCCGCATCGAACCCAAACGCTTCACCGGGGAACGCTCCGTCGGTCTCAACCTCACCCGTGCCACCCTCGACGCCGCCACCAAGTACCCCTGGCGGCGCGGAGCCCATCCCACCGACCCGGAGTCCGGGAAGTTCGGCGTGTACGAGGACGACCGCCCGGTGTTCGACTGGGTCCGCGAGCACGCCCCGGGCACCCGCACCTGCTTCGAGGCCCAGGTCATGGACTGGTCGGACGACGTGGCCTACTCGGTGCACGACGTCGAGGACGGCCTGCACGCCGGCCACATCGACCCCAACTGCCTGCACGCGGAACCGGAACGGCAGGCGGTGTTCCAGGTCGCCATCGGCCGGTACGTCCCCGCCGGCACCGACCCGGCCGAACTCGCTGCCGCCCTCGACCGCCTGCAGGACGAGGAGTGGTGGCCGCACGGTTACGACGGCACCGCGGTCGCCCAGGCCCGTTTGAAGGATGCCACCAGCCAGCTCATCGGCCGGTTCTGCCTCGCCGCCGAAGGCGCCACCCGTGCCGCGTACGGTAGCGGCCGGCTCACCCGCTACGGCGCCGAACTCGTCGTACCCCGCGAGACCCGCATGGAGTGCGGGGTGCTCAAGGCGGTCGCCGACCGGTATGTGATGCAGCGTGCCGAGCAGGAGCGGCTGCGCGCCGACCAGCGGGTGATCGTGGCGGAGCTGGCGGAGGCGCTGACCGCCCGCGCGCCCGACGGTCTGGACCCGCAGTTCCGGGCGCTGTTCGACGGGGCGTTCGACGACCACGCGCGCAAGCGGGTGATCGTCGACCAGATTGCCTCCCTCACTGACGCCGCTGCCCTCTCGCTGCACGCGAGACTGGCGGGGCATATGTGA
- a CDS encoding sirohydrochlorin chelatase translates to MTASHPPPSEPDIRLDSTAHLLNSIGSRLADRLRLVSPIGRRHPAPPTLVLVAHGSRDPRALATVRALMARLRALRPTLPVRLGHIELTEPLLPDTLAALGDTPAVCVPLLLGRGHHVRRDIPEAVAATSVNARVAAPLGPHPLLAETLYDRLIEAGWPQDEAEPGRRGAAAVVLAAAGSRDPDSATDTRRTARLLAGRLNVPVIPAYASAAAPTVPAALRALAARGRHRVAIASYFTAPGRFATQCADQSPWLASAPLGVHPAMARLILHRYDQSLAAPRTEAA, encoded by the coding sequence ATGACGGCGTCGCACCCTCCACCCTCCGAGCCAGACATCCGCCTCGACAGCACAGCGCACCTCTTGAACAGCATCGGCAGCCGGCTCGCCGACCGGCTGCGGCTCGTCTCCCCGATCGGACGCCGCCACCCGGCCCCGCCCACCCTCGTCCTGGTCGCCCACGGCAGCCGTGACCCGCGCGCACTCGCCACCGTACGGGCCCTCATGGCGCGCCTACGGGCACTGCGCCCCACCCTCCCGGTCCGCCTCGGCCACATCGAGCTGACCGAGCCTCTCCTCCCGGACACCCTCGCCGCACTCGGCGACACCCCCGCCGTGTGCGTTCCGCTGCTCCTCGGGCGGGGACACCACGTCAGACGGGACATCCCCGAGGCCGTGGCAGCCACTTCGGTGAACGCGCGCGTGGCCGCTCCGCTCGGCCCGCACCCGCTCCTGGCGGAGACGCTGTACGACCGGCTGATCGAGGCGGGTTGGCCGCAGGACGAGGCCGAGCCAGGGCGCCGTGGCGCCGCTGCCGTCGTCCTGGCCGCGGCAGGCTCCCGCGACCCCGACTCGGCGACCGACACCCGCCGCACGGCCCGTCTCCTGGCCGGTCGACTGAACGTCCCGGTGATCCCCGCCTACGCATCGGCGGCGGCCCCGACCGTCCCGGCGGCCCTGCGGGCACTGGCGGCACGCGGACGGCACCGGGTGGCGATCGCCTCGTACTTCACCGCACCGGGTCGTTTCGCGACCCAGTGCGCGGACCAGTCCCCGTGGCTCGCCTCCGCTCCCCTGGGGGTCCACCCGGCAATGGCCCGACTGATCCTGCACCGTTACGACCAGAGCCTGGCGGCACCGCGGACCGAAGCCGCCTGA